From Oscillatoria salina IIICB1, a single genomic window includes:
- the cas2 gene encoding CRISPR-associated endonuclease Cas2, whose amino-acid sequence MFYLICYDIVEDSRRQRVAKLLQAYGLRVQKSVFEAVLNDNQYEKLQQKLDKMLDSETDQLRFYPLSAHCRNKVAILGIQPKFVVDEQVLIV is encoded by the coding sequence ATGTTTTACCTAATTTGTTACGACATTGTAGAAGATAGCCGCCGCCAAAGAGTAGCAAAACTTTTGCAAGCTTACGGTTTGCGAGTCCAAAAGTCAGTTTTTGAAGCAGTCTTGAACGATAATCAATACGAAAAATTGCAACAAAAGCTAGACAAAATGCTCGATTCTGAAACAGACCAACTCCGATTTTATCCTCTCTCCGCCCACTGCCGAAATAAAGTAGCAATTCTGGGAATTCAACCTAAGTTTGTTGTAGACGAGCAAGTTTTAATTGTGTGA
- a CDS encoding helix-turn-helix domain-containing protein, which translates to MNKPRSLQARELHLISLYSHCQLGMTPQQFYLKWNVTYEQMAEICQRSYSTVRGWFKRGRYYRRPTTNDLRHLAMMDFLLEHYEEIPVPLWKKICE; encoded by the coding sequence ATGAATAAACCTCGTAGTTTACAAGCAAGGGAATTGCATTTAATTTCACTTTACAGCCATTGTCAATTAGGAATGACACCACAGCAATTTTATCTGAAATGGAATGTAACTTACGAGCAAATGGCAGAAATTTGTCAACGTTCTTATTCGACAGTTAGAGGTTGGTTTAAGCGGGGTCGTTATTATCGTCGTCCGACTACGAATGATTTGCGTCATTTAGCAATGATGGATTTTCTTTTGGAACATTATGAGGAAATTCCTGTTCCTCTCTGGAAGAAAATTTGTGAGTAA